The sequence below is a genomic window from Rhodothermales bacterium.
CTCGCGCGCCGCTGATCATGCGGCTGTACGGCACCGGCGAGGTCGCCCGCAAGGGGACCGACCGATGGCGCGAACTGGCTCCTCATTTCGCACCGCATCCCGGCGCCCGCCAGATCGTCGTGATGCAGGTTGATTCCGTGCAGACGTCGTGCGGCTTCGCCGTGCCGATCATGGACCTCGTGAAGGAGCGCGAGACGCTCCAGAAATGGGCCGCCGGCCAGAGCGAAGACGATCTGCTGGCCTATCGCGAAAAAAAGAATACACGGAGTATCGACGGAGTCCCGATAGCCAGCTGGCTTCCGGAATCGAAGTAGGGGGTCGCCGTGGGGGAGGCTATGACGGAAGCGCGGAAAACGATACCCATCCTGCTGCTCGGCGTCCTGATCGCCGCGCTGGACATCGCGATCCTGGGGCCGGCCCTGCGCGCCATCGGGGCGTCGTTCGGGCTCGACGAGCGGGGTGTGGCGTGGGTGTTTATCGTGTTTTCCCTGTTCAACCAGCTCGGTAATCCGCTCATGAGCGGGTTGTCGGATACCTACGGACGCCGGC
It includes:
- a CDS encoding pyridoxamine 5'-phosphate oxidase family protein — translated: MATFYDTLTDEHQAFIAGQPIFFTGSAPAEGRINVSPKGMDTFRVLDSRTVAYLDLTGSGNETASHLEENGRLTIMFCSFSRAPLIMRLYGTGEVARKGTDRWRELAPHFAPHPGARQIVVMQVDSVQTSCGFAVPIMDLVKERETLQKWAAGQSEDDLLAYREKKNTRSIDGVPIASWLPESK